The nucleotide sequence CCTTATCACTGCATAAATATAATAACTCGGGGTCGCTGGGGGCATAGATATATTTCAAATGCCGGCCGCGCACCATCACCATCGGTTCTATCGCCCCCTCGGCGCAATATTCGGTGATGACATAATCGCGGGCGATTTTATTGTCTCTCTTATCGGTCAGCATCGCGGCCAGGCTAACCCCGTCGACCACATCGGCCAGGTCGCCCCTGTAACCGGTAATATCGTTAAAGGTCGGCAGTAAATCAATCAACGACACCGGCTGTTCCACCACCCGATGGCCAAATTTTGTCGGTTGATAAAAAACCAACGGCACTTTCGACGGGTAATCAAGGAAGCTCATTTTATACCACAGGCCGCGCTCGCCCAAAAAATCACCATGGTCGGACGAAAAAACAATCATCGTGTTATCCAACTGGCCATTTTCTTCCAACACCGCCATAATCTGCGCCACGTAATCATCTATCATCGTGACATTGGCGAAGTAGGCGCGACGCGACCGAATAATATCATCGTCGGTAATGTCAACGCGGTCAAGGTCAATCGCCCGTTCCAACCGCAAGGAATGGGGGTCGTTGTCCAACGTTTTGGGTCGCTTGCTGGTGGGCAGGGGAATCTTCACGTCGTTATATTGGTCCCAATATTGTTGCCGCGCGACATAGGGGTCATGGGGGTGAATAAACCCGATGGTCAGCAAAAACGGCCGGGCGGTTTTTTCATCGCGCCGCGCCAATTGATACAACGTGCGTTTGGTGTTGGCCAAAACCTCGTCATCATATTCAAGTTGGTTGGTAATGGCGGCGACGCCCGATTGTTTCACCGACGACATATTGTGATACCACAGGTCGATACGTTCGCGCGGGTGTTGCCAATCGGGCACCCAACCGAAATCGGCCGGGTAACAATCGGTGGTCAGGCGACGCTCGAAACCGTGCAATTGGTCGGGGCCGACAAAATGCATCTTGCCCGCCAAAATTGTTTCATAACCGGCGAGGCGTGCATAATGAGCAAAGGTTGGCTTCAAGGAATGAATCAAGGCCGAATTATCATAACCATGGTGGTTTTTAACATATTGGCCGGTCATCACGCCGTAACGCGATGGCGTGCACAGTGGCGACGAGCAATAGGCATTTTGAAAAACTATACCGCCGGCCAACATCTTATCCAAGGTTGGGGCGATGGTAACCGCGTCCTTATTATAAGCACGCAAGGCCATGGCGGTTAATTGGTCAACCAAAATAAAAACGATATTTGGCTTGTTGGTGGCATTGCTCATTGCATTCTCCTGCTATTATATATGATAGCGCACAATCGCTATTGCGCACGGCATTGCCCCGGTTTTTTTTTAGCAAATCAAGCCCGGCAAAGCAAAAACATTCGGCGGTGATTGCTAAAAAGATAAGGGAAAGACGTTGCAAAAAGTAATAAATCAACCTAAGGCGTATTGCAGATAATAATTAAGGAGGGAGTTGTTATCCATGACTCAGTTGCATTTTAGGGGCAAAGAGTTTGTTTATAACCATCATTTGTCTGTTCCTTATTCGGAATTGAAACCTGATGCAAAAAAATCTGTCATCACAAAGGGTGGGCAACCACGGCTTGACGACAATTTAATAATTCACGGCGATAATTTACGCGCGCTAAAGGCGTTGTTGCCAAGGTATGAAGGCCGCGTGAATTGCATTTACATCGACCCGCCCTATAACACGGGGAACGAGGGCTGGAGTTACAACGATAATGTGAACATGCCATATCTGAAAGATTGGCTAAGCAATAACCCGGTTAATAACGAAGACATGGAACGGCACGAAAAATGGTGTTGCATGATGTGGCCGCGCCTTACCCTGCTTCACCAATTATTGGCCGATG is from Hydrotalea sp. and encodes:
- the betC gene encoding choline-sulfatase, which gives rise to MSNATNKPNIVFILVDQLTAMALRAYNKDAVTIAPTLDKMLAGGIVFQNAYCSSPLCTPSRYGVMTGQYVKNHHGYDNSALIHSLKPTFAHYARLAGYETILAGKMHFVGPDQLHGFERRLTTDCYPADFGWVPDWQHPRERIDLWYHNMSSVKQSGVAAITNQLEYDDEVLANTKRTLYQLARRDEKTARPFLLTIGFIHPHDPYVARQQYWDQYNDVKIPLPTSKRPKTLDNDPHSLRLERAIDLDRVDITDDDIIRSRRAYFANVTMIDDYVAQIMAVLEENGQLDNTMIVFSSDHGDFLGERGLWYKMSFLDYPSKVPLVFYQPTKFGHRVVEQPVSLIDLLPTFNDITGYRGDLADVVDGVSLAAMLTDKRDNKIARDYVITEYCAEGAIEPMVMVRGRHLKYIYAPSDPELLYLCSDKDGGEEAIALTDKKYEKELTTMRALAQKHWDDAGGVEAVRQKILANQHARRIIHASLRLGDYYAWDFQPHRDATVEYTRSHLDLTSFDTLSRFPRPPKFP